Genomic window (Candidatus Eremiobacteraceae bacterium):
TCGCGACCTTGCACACGACAAGCGCCCCCGAAGCCGTCACCCGCATCATCGACGTCTTCCCGCCGGAACAGCAAGAGCAGATCCGCGTCATGCTGTCCACCGTCATCGAAGCGGTGTTCAGCCAAACGCTGGTGCCCCGCGCCGACGGCAACGGCCGCATCGCCGCGCTCGAGATCCTCATCGGCACGCCCGGCGTGCGCAACCTCATCCGCGAGAACAAGATCCCGCAGATGATGAGCGCGATGCAGACCGGTCAAAACCTCGGCATGCAGACGATGGAAAAAGATCTCGCCAATCTCGTGAAAAATGGCCTTGTGACGCTCGAAGCGGCAATGGCGAAAGCATCGCACCCCGATGAAGTGAAGCGCGCGGTCGAGGCCGGGGGACGCTAGGACTACCTACATCGAACCCGCTTGTTCGACGCGCGCGACGTGGCGCGCGAGATCCTCGCGCCGCACGATGCCGGCATACGTGCCGTTCTCGTCGACGATCACCGCTTCGGGGCGGTTTGCGGCGAGCGCCGGCAGCAATTGCAGCGCATCGTCATCGGGTGCGAGTGACTCGAGGTCGGCCACTCGCGTCATCACCGATCCGACGCTGATGCCCGCCGCCTGATCGTTGGGCACCGACGCGACGTCGGCCTCACCTATGCAGCCTGCAGCGCGCTCCCCGAACAACACCGGAAGCGATTTCGCAGGCGACGCGGCGCCGAACGTCGCGGCCGCCTGCTCGATCGTCGTCGACGTCTGCAGCGTTGGAACATTCTGAGCGTACAGATCGCGCACGCGGAGACCGTCAAGGGCGACCCGGACGATCGTGGTCTTGTACTGCCCGTCGGCCATGCCCGCGAGAAACCACGCCGTCGCTCCCGCCCAAATGCCAATGGTGGCGTCGTATTGCACGGCCACCCAGCAGCCGATGCCACCGAGCAGGATGGCGATGACTTTTCCGGCGCCCGCCGCGATGCGGGTGGCTTTGACGGGATTGCCGGACATCCGCCACAAGACGCCACGGACAACTCTACCGCCGTCCATCGGAAAACCGGGCAGCCAGTTGAACGCGGCGAGCAATGCGTTGCCGTAGGCCAATATCCATACGATCGATGCGGCGGAATCGCTGCTGCGTTCGAGCGCGATCGCGATGCCGGCGAAGAGAAGCGCCAATGCTGTGCTGACCAACGGACCGGCGACGCCGACCGCGATTTCGTCACTCGCGCGCTCGCGATCGTGCACGACGTGCGCGGTCGCGCTTAAGAGGTACACGGTGACGCCCGCGACGATTTTGCCGCGATGACGCGCGACGAGCGCATGCCCGAACTCATGCGCGAGGACGGATGAGAACAATAGCAGCGCGAAGAGCGCGCCGACCGCGATGCGCTGCTCCGGTGGAGCAGCCGGCGTGACCGTGGGCAGATGCCCGAACGCGACCACGTACGCGATCGCCCCGAACACGAACAGCGCTGTGTAGTGCGCGCGCGTCTCTATGCCGAATATCGAGCCCAGCCGGAAGGTGTGGTCGTTCACGGCGCGACCTCTTGCACCGCGAATCCGCCTGCGTGCGTGGTAGCTTCATCGACCGCCGCCTTGGCGGCGCCGAATAGCGCGCTCACGGTCAATTCGTGACAATCTTTCGCGTGGCTGAGTCCGACGTGCGCGTCGACGCCAAGCTCGCCGGCTTGCGTGCGAAGGTCGGCCGCGATCGTCGACGCTATGTGCCGCGCGCGATCCGCCGGACAGCCGTCGAGCGAGGCCGCATATGCGTACGGCGCGTACGCCGCCGCCGCATCCGAGCGCCGCAGGTGCGCCCGGACGACGCCAGCGATCGAGTTTGAAACCTCTCGGGCCCGTTGCGTGGAAAGCGATCCGACCGGCGGCGCAGTGGCCACGAGCAGCAGCGAGATCGGGCCGTCGCTCTTGCGCGCGCGCGCGACTGCGCCGGCCAAGACGACGTCGAAGTCGATGACCGGCGCGGAACGCCGGGCTGCGAGCGCGTCGACGCGCGCACGCAGATCCGCGATATCGAAGGGCTTGCGTAGGAACTCGACATCGGCGCCGGTCACCGCGAGCCGGTTGTCGGCCGCGTCGTTCGCCG
Coding sequences:
- a CDS encoding site-2 protease family protein; its protein translation is MNDHTFRLGSIFGIETRAHYTALFVFGAIAYVVAFGHLPTVTPAAPPEQRIAVGALFALLLFSSVLAHEFGHALVARHRGKIVAGVTVYLLSATAHVVHDRERASDEIAVGVAGPLVSTALALLFAGIAIALERSSDSAASIVWILAYGNALLAAFNWLPGFPMDGGRVVRGVLWRMSGNPVKATRIAAGAGKVIAILLGGIGCWVAVQYDATIGIWAGATAWFLAGMADGQYKTTIVRVALDGLRVRDLYAQNVPTLQTSTTIEQAAATFGAASPAKSLPVLFGERAAGCIGEADVASVPNDQAAGISVGSVMTRVADLESLAPDDDALQLLPALAANRPEAVIVDENGTYAGIVRREDLARHVARVEQAGSM
- a CDS encoding response regulator — translated: MNSGKVQTVVIIDDEDEIRTLMELALAKPGRAVVGFSDSAAALAYLREDRPVDVIVSDVRMAGMDGYALVQRLQERSETASTPVIFVSANDAADNRLAVTGADVEFLRKPFDIADLRARVDALAARRSAPVIDFDVVLAGAVARARKSDGPISLLLVATAPPVGSLSTQRAREVSNSIAGVVRAHLRRSDAAAAYAPYAYAASLDGCPADRARHIASTIAADLRTQAGELGVDAHVGLSHAKDCHELTVSALFGAAKAAVDEATTHAGGFAVQEVAP